The Rhodococcus rhodochrous DNA window AACGGCATCCTGTCCGACCCGAAGAACTTCATCAACCCGGTCCCGCACGTCAGCTTCGTGCACGGCGCCGAGAACGTGAAGTACCTGCGTGCCCGCTACGACGCCCTCGCCGGACATCCCCTCTTCGAGGGCATGGAGTACACCGAGAGCCCCGAGGTCTTCACCGAGCGCCTGCCGCTCATGGGTAAGGGCCGAGACTTCTCCGACCCGGTCGCCCTGAACTGGACGCAGACCGGCACCGACGTCGACTTCGGCGCCCTCACCAAGCAGCTCATCAACCACGTCGCGGCCTCCGGCGGCACCGTCTTCTTCGGCCACGAGGTCACCGACGTGTCCAAGCAGTCCGACGGCAGCTGGATCGTGAAGGTCCGCAACCGCCGCACCGGCGAGTCGCGCAAGGTCCAGGCCAAGTTCGTCTTCGTCGGCGCCGGCGGTGGCGCGCTGCACCTGCTGCAGAAGTCGGGCATCAAGGAGATCAAGGGCTTCGGTGGCTTCCCCGTCTCCGGTGCCTTCCTGCGCTGCACCAACCCCGAGGTCATCGCGCAGCACAGCGCCAAGGTCTACGGCAAGGCCGCGGTCGGTGCCCCTCCGATGTCGGTGCCGCATCTCGACACCCGCGTCATCGGCGGCAAGCAGGGTCTGCTCTTCGGTCCCTACGCCGGCTGGTCGCCCAAGTTCCTCAAGCAGGGCGGCATCATGGACCTGCCCAAGTCCGTCAAGCCCGGCAACCTGATGTCGATGCTCGGCGTCGGCGTCACCGAGCTCGGCCTGGTCAAGTACCTCGTCGGTGAACTCATGCAGTCGCCCGCCGACCGTATCGGCACCCTCGCCGAGTTCGTGCCCGAGGCGCGCCTCGAGGACTGGGAGCTCATCGTCGCCGGTCAGCGCGTGCAGGTCATCCGCCGCAAGGGCGCGGGCGGTGTCCTCGAGTTCGGTACCGCCGTGGTCAACGCGGGCGACGGTTCGATCGCCGGTCTGCTCGGTGCGTCGCCGGGTGCCTCGACGGCCGTTCCGGCCATGCTCGACGTCCTCGAGCGCTGCTTCCCGCAGCAGTGGGCGGGCTGGCAGTCCAAGCTCCGCGAGATGGTCCCGTCGCTCGGCCTGAAGCTGTCCGACAACCCCGACCTGTTCCGCCAGGTCTGGGACCACAGCACGAAGTCGCTGCAGCTCGACGTCGTCTCCGACACCGTGGCCGAGGCGCCCGCAGAGGCCGCCGCGGTCTGATCCGATCACTGCACCTGTGGCCCGGCGCGATGCCCGGGCCACAGGTGTCCTGAAGGTGGGTCCGATCGGATTCGCCTCGACACGAGAGATGGGGAGATGCCCGTGTCCGCTGCCGCTGAGGACGAGACCAGTTACCTGGTCGGACTCGATCTCCGTGGACGCCGCGTCGTGATCGTCGGAGGAGGCAGCGTCGCGCAGCGGCGTCTCGGTCTGCTCGTCGCGTCCGGTGCCGACGTCCACGTCGTCGCCCGGGCCGCGACCCCCGTGGTCGAGAGCATGGCGACGAAGGGCCGCATCTCCCTCGACCTGCGCGAATACCGCGAGGGCGACCTCGACGGCGCGTGGTACGCCATGGCCTGCACCGACGAACCCGAGACCAACGCCGCGGTCGTCGCCGAAGCCGAACGCAACAGGATCTTCTGCGTCCGCGCCGACAACGCCCGTCACGGCAGCGCCGTCACCCCCGCCACAGCCCGCTACGAGGGCCTGACCGTCGGCGTCCTCGCCGGCGGCGACCACCGCCGGTCCGCTGCTGTGCGCACTTCGATCCGCGACGCTCTCGCCGGAGCGGCCGTCACCGAGTTCGCCGGGACCGCACCGAAGCCGGTCGGCGTCGCCCTCGTGGGCGGCGGACCGGGCGATCCCGATCTGATCACCGTGCGCGGCCGTCGCCTGCTCGCTCGCGCCGACGTGGTCGTCGCCGACCATCTCGCCCCGCAAGAGCTGCTCGCGGAACTCGACTCGCACGTCGAGGTGATCGACGCGGCGAAGCTCCCGTACGGACGGGCCATGGCCCAGCAGGTCATCAACGAGACCCTCATCGACCGCGCGAAGGCCGGCAAGTTCGTGGTCCGGCTCAAGGGCGGCGACCCGTACGTCTTCGGACGCGGTTACGAGGAACTCGAGGCCTGCACCGCGGCAGGCATCCCGGTGACCGTCGTCCCCGGCATCACCAGCGCGATCTCCGTGCCGTCCGCAGCCGGGATCCCCGTCACTCACCGCGGGGTCACCCACGAGTTCGTCGTGGTCAGCGGCCACGTCGCACCCGGACATCCCGACTCGCTCACCGACTGGGACGCGCTCGCCAAGCTGCGCGGCACCCTGGTCCTGCTCATGGCCGTCGAACGCATCGAGCAGTTCGCCGACGCCCTGATGGCCGGCGGGCGCCCCACAGACACCCCCGTGGTCGTCGTGCAGGAGGGCACGCTGAGCAGTCAGCGTGTGGTGCGTGCCGACCTGTCGACCGTCGCTCAGCGTGTCCGGGACGAGGCCGTGCGCCCGCCCGCGATCGTCGTGATCGGGCCGGTGGCCGGATTCGGACTCGATCCGCGGACCGGCTCCGACTCGGACGGTGGGTAACGTTGGATCACGTGTCAGCCACCTCGCATCCGTCGGCCACCCGCGCGGTCGCTCTGGCCATGCTGGTCCTCAGCGGCCTCCAGTTGATGGTCGTGCTCGACGGAACGGTCGCAAACCTCGCGCTCGCGCCGCTGCAGAGCGATCTGGGACTGTCGGACGCGGGTCGCAACTGGGTCCTCACCTCGTACGCTCTCGCTTTCGGCGGGTTGATGCTCCTCGGCGGTCGTCTCGGCGACAGCTACGGGCGCAAGCGCATGTTCATGGGCGGGGTCGGCCTGTTCACCCTGGCGTCCCTGCTGTGCGGTCTGGCGACCGGCGAGGCGATGCTCATCGGCGCCCGCGCCCTGCAGGGCGTCGGCGCCGCGGTCGCGTCCCCGACCGCCCTCGCGCTCGTCGCGACGACCTTCGCCGCAGGTCCGGCACGCAACCGTGCCATCGCGGTCTTCGCGGCCATGACCGGTGTCGGGTCCATCGCCGGACTGATCCTCGGTGGTGCGCTCACCCAGGTGTCGTGGCGCTGGATCTTCCTCATCAACGTCCCCATCGGCGTCCTCATCGTCGTGCTCGCCGCGATCGCGCTGCGTGAGACCGCCTCCGAACGCCTCGCGCTCGACGTGCCCGGAGCGATCCTCGCGACGCTCGGATGCACCGGCCTGGTCTTCGGTCTCACCGAGGGTCCCGAAGTCGGTTGGTCGAGCCCCTCGGTGATCGGCGCGATCGTCGCCGGCTTCGTGCTGCTCGGAGTGTTCCTGCTCGTCGAGCGGCGGGCCGAGAACCCGCTGCTGCCGTTCGTGCTGTTCCGCAACAAGGACCGCGTCGCGACCTTCGTGGCGATCTTCTTCGCGGGCGCCGTGATGTTCAGCCTCGCGGCCTTCGTCGCCCTGTTCGTGCAGGACATCCTCGGTTACAGCCCGCTCGCCGCGGGTCTGGCCTTCGTGCCGTTCGCCTTCGGCCTCGGCGGTGCCGCCGCGGTGTCCTCGAAGCTGGTCGCGCGGATCGAACCGCGCTGGCTCGTGGTCACCGGCTCGGCGATCATGACCGTCAGCCTGCTCTACGGCTCGACCATGGACGGCAGCGTCCGCTACTTCCCGACCCTGTTCGTGCTGGTGCTCGTCGTCGGCTTCGGGGTCGGCCTGGCCGTGGTCCCGCTGCCGCTGTGCGCGATCTCCGGGGTGGGACCGCACGAGATCGGACCGCTCTCGGCGATCGCGCAGGTCGCGCAGACCCTCGGAGGTCCGGTCGGTCTCGGCGTGATCGGTGCGATGGCCACCTCGCGGACGATGTCGCTCGGTGGTGTCTCCGGAGCCGTCGCCGACATGACCGACGCCCAGCTCGTCGCCCAGGGCGAGGGATACATGTTCGCGCTCGTCGGCTGTGCTGTCTGCGCGGTGATCGCCGGTGTCGCGGCGCTGTTCATCCGCTTCACTCCCGAAGAGGTCGCGCAGGCGCAGGAAGCCGAGAAGGCCGCGCAGACCTCCTGACCGCTCGACCGCCGTGGCGGATGAGTTTGCTCACGCCTGCCACGCACGACCCCCGGGTACCCGACCCTCATGCAGGTCGGTGTTCTCGAACGGGGCAGATTCGTCGCATCGTGGATCGTCCGCGCGGTGCGCGAGGCCGGACACGAGCGGTACGTCGCCCTCCAGGCGTTCCGGTCCACGCTCGCCGCGGTCGTCGCGTGGCTCGTCGTGACCGAGGTCTTCCACTTCCAGCAGGCCTTCCTCGCGCCCTACGTCGCGGTCTTCCTCGTCGAGGCGACACTCGTGCGCTCGCTCCAGCAGGCGGTGGTGCAGGTCGGGGCGGTGGTTGCGGGTCTGCTGGTCGCGGTCGTGGTGACACGGCTCGTGGAGTCGACGACCGCTGCGATCGGTATCGCCGTGGCGGTCGGCTACTTCGCGGGTCGCTGGCGACGGTTCGGGGCCAGTGGCATCTGGGTGGCGATCACCGCGCTGCTGGTGATCGCGACGGGCGCCTCGGACAGCCCGATCCTGCTCGGTGAACGACTCGCGGAGACGATGATCGGCGCCGCGATCGGCGTCGCTGTGACGGCGCTGGTCTTCCCGCCGGTGTACTCGGCGGGCAAGGAGGCCCGCGAACTCACCGGTGAGCTGCGCGACCTGCTGCGGGACATGGCGTCCGGATGCCGTGAGGGATCGTCGGGGGTGCGGGACTGGGTGCAGCGCGCGCGGGGCATCGACAGCCTCGTGCAGCGCGCCTTCGAGGAATCGCGGTGGGCGCACGAGAGTGCCCGG harbors:
- the mqo gene encoding malate dehydrogenase (quinone), translated to MSENVVAKTDVVLVGAGIMSATLGALLRQVQPDWSITAFERLDAAAAESSDPWNNAGTGHSALCELNYTPGKPDGSVDIAKAVNVNEQFQVSRQFWAYAVDNGILSDPKNFINPVPHVSFVHGAENVKYLRARYDALAGHPLFEGMEYTESPEVFTERLPLMGKGRDFSDPVALNWTQTGTDVDFGALTKQLINHVAASGGTVFFGHEVTDVSKQSDGSWIVKVRNRRTGESRKVQAKFVFVGAGGGALHLLQKSGIKEIKGFGGFPVSGAFLRCTNPEVIAQHSAKVYGKAAVGAPPMSVPHLDTRVIGGKQGLLFGPYAGWSPKFLKQGGIMDLPKSVKPGNLMSMLGVGVTELGLVKYLVGELMQSPADRIGTLAEFVPEARLEDWELIVAGQRVQVIRRKGAGGVLEFGTAVVNAGDGSIAGLLGASPGASTAVPAMLDVLERCFPQQWAGWQSKLREMVPSLGLKLSDNPDLFRQVWDHSTKSLQLDVVSDTVAEAPAEAAAV
- the cobA gene encoding uroporphyrinogen-III C-methyltransferase — translated: MPVSAAAEDETSYLVGLDLRGRRVVIVGGGSVAQRRLGLLVASGADVHVVARAATPVVESMATKGRISLDLREYREGDLDGAWYAMACTDEPETNAAVVAEAERNRIFCVRADNARHGSAVTPATARYEGLTVGVLAGGDHRRSAAVRTSIRDALAGAAVTEFAGTAPKPVGVALVGGGPGDPDLITVRGRRLLARADVVVADHLAPQELLAELDSHVEVIDAAKLPYGRAMAQQVINETLIDRAKAGKFVVRLKGGDPYVFGRGYEELEACTAAGIPVTVVPGITSAISVPSAAGIPVTHRGVTHEFVVVSGHVAPGHPDSLTDWDALAKLRGTLVLLMAVERIEQFADALMAGGRPTDTPVVVVQEGTLSSQRVVRADLSTVAQRVRDEAVRPPAIVVIGPVAGFGLDPRTGSDSDGG
- a CDS encoding FUSC family protein encodes the protein MQVGVLERGRFVASWIVRAVREAGHERYVALQAFRSTLAAVVAWLVVTEVFHFQQAFLAPYVAVFLVEATLVRSLQQAVVQVGAVVAGLLVAVVVTRLVESTTAAIGIAVAVGYFAGRWRRFGASGIWVAITALLVIATGASDSPILLGERLAETMIGAAIGVAVTALVFPPVYSAGKEARELTGELRDLLRDMASGCREGSSGVRDWVQRARGIDSLVQRAFEESRWAHESARMNPRPAAARAGEWARRWDRTLDDLSSVSSAVEELAHALDPVLGDDIAEADRDRLRTGIAAMLDALAEMVDAVGAGREVDPDGACRSNLTELERFATESDDLVLTARLGAVLHTARRIVAAMGLEVR
- a CDS encoding MFS transporter; the protein is MLVLSGLQLMVVLDGTVANLALAPLQSDLGLSDAGRNWVLTSYALAFGGLMLLGGRLGDSYGRKRMFMGGVGLFTLASLLCGLATGEAMLIGARALQGVGAAVASPTALALVATTFAAGPARNRAIAVFAAMTGVGSIAGLILGGALTQVSWRWIFLINVPIGVLIVVLAAIALRETASERLALDVPGAILATLGCTGLVFGLTEGPEVGWSSPSVIGAIVAGFVLLGVFLLVERRAENPLLPFVLFRNKDRVATFVAIFFAGAVMFSLAAFVALFVQDILGYSPLAAGLAFVPFAFGLGGAAAVSSKLVARIEPRWLVVTGSAIMTVSLLYGSTMDGSVRYFPTLFVLVLVVGFGVGLAVVPLPLCAISGVGPHEIGPLSAIAQVAQTLGGPVGLGVIGAMATSRTMSLGGVSGAVADMTDAQLVAQGEGYMFALVGCAVCAVIAGVAALFIRFTPEEVAQAQEAEKAAQTS